The DNA window CAACCCATCAATAGCAAAGGCTATCAAAAGAACTGGTAAAAAAAGTATTGGATGGAATATCCGCTCTTTAGATACGGTGATTGATGACAAAAAGAAGATCTACAAAAGAATTACTGGAAAAATAAAACCCGGTGGCATTATTCTTCTCCATGATACTTCTGAAAAGACTTATAACGTTTTGGTAGATTTATTGCTATTTTTGAAGGATAAAAAGTATTCAACTTTTACCATCGATTCAATTATAAAATCAAAGAAAAATGATTAAACATATTGCTTTCGGAGCATTTTTATTAGTTTCCAGTTTCTTTTTTGCACAAAATACGGCAATGACAGGATCTGAGGCAAAAGCATTTGTAACGAAAGTATCTTCAGAAACTCAGCAAATCAAAACATTGCAGAGTGATTTTACACAAACAAAAAAAATGGACTTTTTAGATAAAAACATTGTTACTTATGGTAAAATGTCTCTAAAATCTCCGAATATGCTTAGCTGGAAATATACAAAGCCTTATCAGTACAGTATTGTTTTTAAAGAAAATAAAATCTTTATCAATGATCAGGGAAAGAAATCCTCTGTTGATGCAAAAAGTAAAACTTTCGAAAAAATCAATAAATTAATTGTAGGCAGCTCTAACGGAA is part of the Chryseobacterium paludis genome and encodes:
- a CDS encoding LolA family protein, with protein sequence MIKHIAFGAFLLVSSFFFAQNTAMTGSEAKAFVTKVSSETQQIKTLQSDFTQTKKMDFLDKNIVTYGKMSLKSPNMLSWKYTKPYQYSIVFKENKIFINDQGKKSSVDAKSKTFEKINKLIVGSSNGKMFTDPEFTVTYFKSTNYNIAKFTPKSAQLLKYIRQIELYFPKNESTVAQVNMLEASGDTTNIVFKNTKINAPISASEFSL